Within Halodesulfurarchaeum sp. HSR-GB, the genomic segment TCAGGACCAGATATCCAGCAATATCATAGTCTTAAGCGTCAGGAAGATGCGGATTCAGTGGCGGTAATAACAACGGGTGAGTTCACTTCGGACGCAGAAGAGCGGGCAGATGATCTTGATGTGAAATTGGTGGACGGTCCCCAACTCGCACGTCTGGTTAAAGAATCCGGGGGAAAAGATGTTATTGCGGATTACAGACGATCAAATACAGGACCAAGAGAGGTGGCCCAAACTGTCTCGGAATCTGTTTATTCGCTACCCCACCTGATTTTCGGGACTCGGGCTGACGAAGGAAACCGCTTCTTTGGGATCACTCCGTTTGGATATCTCATACCTGTTAGTGTCGTCGTGTTATTGAGCTGGCTAGGGATGATTTATCCTTCATTACCATTGGCTTCTGAAACTTGGTCCACACTCGGTTGGTTATTTGTTCCGGCAGGAATGGCCCTCCTCATTGCTGATAATAGGGGAGTAGCGATCCCGTTTACGTCTAAAAAGCTGAAAAGGGGGGCGTGGGTGGTACTATCGCTATTGACTCTTGGGTGGGCGTTAATTGCGTATGTATTGTTCGTAATTGAAGACGTGACAATAGAATAGCCTTCAAATAATGATCTGACCCTCCTTTGGTTATGGGACTTCTTACTGATTTAGACCACAAACCCACAATGACACACTATTGGAGTTGTTGTAGGGATTTTCGGACCGGAGTGATGCGGGCTCGATATTGCAGGATCTAAGCAGGCTGTATCGACAACACTCCGATGCTGAATTATCGCTATCTAATCAGCAGGGAATTATTGACGGTAGCTACGTAGGTTGGGATTCGATCGTAATCTCGACTGAGAAGAAAATCTCTATAGGATGGGGTCTACTTCGAGTAAAGAGGAGTTTGGAGACCACGAGAAGTCACCACCCAGAAATGGAATGGAAATTTGTTGGCTGCCTAATGGGACCCGAGTTCAGGGCATAGATGAGAATAGACCCAATTCATCTGCATTCAGATTCGACCCGCGATGAACGATTCATCACGGAATAACCGTTAGAATTTAAAGTGATAACCAGCCCAGCTGGAACTCGGCACTTCGTATGTTTTCCGTGTGAGTCTTCGGTTGAAGAGTTACGCGGATCA encodes:
- a CDS encoding restriction endonuclease, which encodes MGDEEFEYFVADLWAAHGWQTEVTDVSRDAGVDVIARKDLPVDQEIVIQAKRYGNNSTVSGPDIQQYHSLKRQEDADSVAVITTGEFTSDAEERADDLDVKLVDGPQLARLVKESGGKDVIADYRRSNTGPREVAQTVSESVYSLPHLIFGTRADEGNRFFGITPFGYLIPVSVVVLLSWLGMIYPSLPLASETWSTLGWLFVPAGMALLIADNRGVAIPFTSKKLKRGAWVVLSLLTLGWALIAYVLFVIEDVTIE